One genomic segment of Candidatus Berkiella aquae includes these proteins:
- the rpsD gene encoding 30S ribosomal protein S4, which yields MARYIGPTCVLSRRYGKDLEFKTRPIESKCKKDTRPGQHGATRKRETTHGLQLTEKQALKFKYCLLERQFRKLFKEAARRKAATGVLLLQMLESRLDNVVFRMGFAATRKEARQLVSHKAIFVNGSCVNVPSYQVQPTDVISIRERAREQVRILDALKQAEDRGWVDWVQVDAKKLSGEFKRVPDRDELPSDINEQLVVELYSK from the coding sequence ATGGCGAGATATATCGGCCCCACATGCGTATTATCCCGACGATATGGGAAAGATTTAGAATTCAAAACGCGTCCTATTGAATCAAAGTGCAAGAAAGACACGCGTCCTGGTCAACATGGTGCGACACGTAAAAGAGAAACCACCCATGGTTTACAGTTGACCGAAAAGCAAGCGCTTAAGTTCAAATACTGCTTACTTGAAAGACAATTCAGAAAGCTCTTTAAAGAAGCGGCGCGACGCAAAGCGGCAACCGGTGTGTTGTTATTACAAATGCTGGAATCACGTTTAGATAACGTTGTGTTCCGCATGGGTTTTGCAGCAACAAGAAAAGAAGCTCGCCAATTAGTTTCACATAAAGCGATCTTTGTTAACGGCAGCTGCGTGAATGTTCCTTCGTATCAAGTTCAGCCAACAGATGTTATCTCTATTCGTGAGCGTGCTCGCGAACAAGTGCGCATTTTGGATGCTTTGAAACAAGCTGAAGACAGAGGTTGGGTAGATTGGGTTCAGGTCGACGCTAAAAAGTTGTCCGGGGAATTTAAGCGAGTACCTGATCGTGATGAATTACCATCAGATATTAACGAGCAGTTGGTCGTTGAGCTCTACTCTAAATAA
- a CDS encoding DNA-directed RNA polymerase subunit alpha, with the protein MQRAVAEFLKPRSIIVQDKGRNQARVTLEPLERGFGHTLGNALRRILLSSMPGAAVVKVKIEGVLHEYSTIEGVQEDVIEILLNLKDIAFKMLGESRNEVELRLDKVGVGPVKAGDIQLDSNVEIANPEHVLANITSPEGKIKMILTVARGRGYEPVTIRKTAEMQESVSIGHLQVDSSFSPVRRVTYNVERARVENRTDLDKLIIDIETNGTLDPEEAIRRSATILAEQLSVFVDLKGQERPTETKKEVGIDPILLRPVDELELTVRSANCLKAENIYYIGDLIQRTEMELLKTPNLGKKSLTEIKDVLAAKGLSLGMKLEGWPPAGLEKKDPIINS; encoded by the coding sequence ATGCAACGTGCTGTGGCAGAATTTTTAAAACCCCGATCGATCATTGTTCAAGACAAAGGTCGTAATCAGGCAAGGGTAACGTTAGAACCTCTTGAGCGTGGCTTTGGACATACATTGGGCAATGCGCTACGTCGCATTTTGCTTTCTAGCATGCCAGGCGCTGCGGTTGTTAAAGTTAAAATTGAGGGTGTATTACACGAATACAGCACCATTGAAGGCGTTCAAGAAGACGTCATCGAAATCCTCCTAAATCTTAAAGATATCGCTTTCAAGATGTTAGGTGAAAGTAGAAATGAAGTAGAACTCCGTTTAGATAAAGTTGGCGTTGGTCCAGTCAAAGCGGGTGATATTCAATTAGATTCGAATGTTGAAATTGCAAACCCTGAGCACGTATTGGCAAACATTACGTCGCCAGAAGGTAAAATCAAAATGATTTTAACCGTTGCTCGTGGTCGTGGTTATGAACCTGTCACCATTCGTAAAACAGCTGAAATGCAAGAGTCTGTTTCGATTGGTCATTTACAAGTGGATTCCTCATTTAGCCCTGTTCGACGTGTAACGTACAATGTTGAACGTGCTCGTGTTGAAAACCGTACTGACCTCGATAAACTTATTATTGATATCGAAACTAATGGTACGCTTGACCCCGAAGAAGCGATTCGTCGCTCAGCAACGATTTTGGCGGAACAATTATCCGTATTTGTTGATTTAAAAGGCCAAGAACGTCCAACGGAAACGAAGAAAGAAGTCGGAATCGATCCAATCTTATTGCGTCCCGTTGATGAACTTGAGTTAACAGTCCGTTCAGCGAATTGCTTGAAAGCCGAAAACATTTATTACATCGGCGATTTAATTCAACGCACTGAAATGGAATTACTGAAGACTCCTAATTTAGGCAAGAAATCTTTGACTGAAATCAAAGATGTTCTCGCTGCAAAAGGATTATCTTTAGGAATGAAACTAGAAGGTTGGCCGCCAGCTGGTTTGGAAAAGAAAGATCCCATTATAAACAGTTAA
- the rplQ gene encoding 50S ribosomal protein L17, with protein sequence MRHRKSGRKLNRTSSHRDAMFRNMAASIVRHELIKTTLPKAKSLRSVVEPLITIAKTDTLANRRLAFNRLRDREMVTKLFTDVGPRNASRPGGYLRIIKCGYRAGDNAPMAYVELVERQQAAE encoded by the coding sequence ATGCGTCACAGAAAATCAGGTCGTAAATTAAATAGAACCAGCAGCCATCGCGATGCGATGTTTAGAAACATGGCTGCGTCCATTGTGCGTCATGAATTGATCAAAACAACATTGCCTAAAGCAAAGTCTTTACGCTCAGTTGTTGAACCTTTAATTACGATCGCTAAGACTGATACACTTGCAAATCGCCGCCTTGCGTTTAACCGTTTGCGTGATAGAGAAATGGTCACCAAATTGTTTACGGATGTTGGCCCACGCAATGCTTCACGTCCAGGTGGTTATTTACGTATTATCAAATGCGGTTATCGTGCCGGTGACAATGCACCAATGGCTTATGTTGAATTGGTTGAACGTCAACAAGCAGCAGAATAA
- a CDS encoding protein kinase domain-containing protein — MTTASTNTSIQVYDLNKKKRLTVAIKKQLGEGSFGQAYLAESLAYKNPLVYKCVDLQANNEFIHYSAHQLLRLTYREVDYLQQLGLLVGYQHDKKNKKMHIVMTYLPGTPEYYVAPKLRRLAEFSSFCALRDLHRKGIAHMDPHECNFLFDEKNEKAAVIDFGFAQNTHLFRQLRDFYIFLNMRRTKPSFFNQAGRDTLWYFVDFYCTELKDYILANRLEAAQTVFCYAVVIIAAICGTSMLGIASILAQELIRATLLPSLSQLLEALQDHYELRAFNQKQKVAMRCFYYAVIGVMITLQGLLLALQAITLQNCFSSLFSQLSHLGEVCMQSQQFFQTCLQAFPIEEVAKIFIHLQPWMHICQYWFNNAEKYLFNEEIIVTHYQHKIANPTKPFLPLFKQQILSNKLREATPLSLSQHILPRL; from the coding sequence ATGACCACTGCTTCTACAAACACCTCTATTCAAGTTTATGATTTGAATAAGAAAAAGCGACTTACTGTCGCTATAAAAAAGCAACTCGGTGAAGGTAGCTTTGGTCAAGCTTATTTGGCAGAATCCCTTGCCTATAAAAACCCGCTGGTTTACAAATGCGTCGATCTCCAAGCCAACAATGAGTTCATTCATTATTCTGCGCACCAATTATTGCGTTTGACCTATCGTGAAGTTGACTATTTACAACAATTAGGATTATTAGTCGGCTACCAGCATGACAAAAAAAATAAAAAAATGCACATTGTCATGACTTATTTACCCGGCACGCCGGAATATTATGTTGCTCCTAAATTACGACGTTTAGCAGAATTTTCTTCGTTCTGTGCGCTTCGAGATCTACATCGCAAAGGGATTGCCCATATGGATCCTCATGAATGTAATTTCTTATTTGATGAAAAAAACGAAAAAGCAGCCGTGATTGATTTTGGATTTGCGCAAAATACACACTTGTTTCGTCAATTACGTGATTTTTACATTTTCTTAAATATGCGCAGAACAAAACCGTCTTTTTTCAATCAAGCAGGTCGCGATACGCTTTGGTATTTTGTTGATTTTTATTGTACAGAACTGAAAGATTATATATTAGCGAATCGTTTGGAAGCCGCACAAACCGTTTTTTGTTATGCCGTGGTCATTATTGCGGCAATTTGTGGTACTAGCATGCTGGGTATAGCCAGTATTTTGGCTCAAGAATTAATTAGAGCAACGTTGCTACCCTCTTTAAGTCAATTGCTGGAAGCATTACAAGATCATTATGAACTGCGCGCATTCAATCAAAAACAAAAAGTCGCCATGCGTTGTTTTTATTATGCGGTGATTGGCGTAATGATTACCTTGCAAGGCTTATTGTTGGCACTACAAGCAATCACCTTGCAAAACTGTTTCTCGTCTTTGTTCTCACAATTATCGCATTTGGGTGAAGTTTGCATGCAGAGTCAGCAATTCTTTCAAACTTGCCTTCAAGCTTTTCCTATTGAAGAGGTTGCTAAAATATTTATTCACTTACAACCTTGGATGCATATCTGTCAGTATTGGTTTAATAATGCTGAAAAATATCTCTTTAATGAAGAGATAATTGTTACTCATTATCAACACAAAATTGCCAACCCAACCAAGCCTTTTTTACCGCTTTTTAAGCAGCAGATCTTAAGCAATAAGCTTCGTGAAGCTACACCGCTTAGCCTATCACAGCACATATTACCCCGCTTGTAA
- the uvrA gene encoding excinuclease ABC subunit UvrA: protein MDKIIVRGARTHNLKAINLELPRDKLIVITGLSGSGKSSLAFDTLYAEGQRRYVESLSSYARQFLSVMEKPDVDHIEGLSPAISIEQKTTSHNPRSTVGTVTELYDYLRLLFARAGQPRCPDHDTPLEAQTVSQMVDSVLAKPQDTKAILLAPVIRDRKGEHLHVFENLRSNGFVRVRVDGKLYDLQEVPKLDLRKKHTIEVVVDRIKVRADLRLRLADSFETALKLSDGLAKILWVDSNEEEIFSAKYACPICGYNLTELEPRIFSFNNPAGACETCDGLGSKQFFDPKRVVQMPEVSLASGAVRGWDRRNQYYFSLLRSLAKHYQFDLDTPYKDLPKNIQNVILYGSGDDEISFSYTNERGETRRRRHTFEGVITNLERRYHDTDSEYIREELARYIAEQACPDCQGSRLRKEARHVFVANKSIATITSMAIGECLHFFQKINLTGRRKEIADKILKEISQRLQFLVDVGLDYLTLNRTAETLSGGEAQRIRLASQIGAGLVGVMYILDEPSIGLHQRDNARLLGTLQHLRDIGNTVIVVEHDEDAILTADHVVDIGPGAGVHGGEIVAEGTPAQIKKAKHSLTGQYLSGKKAIPVPAVRKKIDPERTITITGAKGNNLKNLTVEFPIGLMTCVTGVSGSGKSTLVNDTLYPVAAHVLNHAGLSHHAPYDKISGLEHLDKVVGIDQSPIGRTPRSNAATYTGLFTHIRDLFAGTQEARSRGYSVGRFSFNVKGGRCESCEGDGLIRVEMHFLADVYVVCDVCKGKRYNDETLQILYKGKNIHEVLEMTVEDGHEFFSAIPAIKRKLKTLMDVGLSYLKLGQSATTLSGGEAQRIKLSKELSRRDTGNTLYILDEPTTGLHFHDVKQLMDVLLHLQNSGNTIVIIEHNLDVIKMADWLIDLGPGGGDRGGSLVAVGTPEKIAATKNSFTGEFLAPLLKKSKEKPKTKTK, encoded by the coding sequence ATGGATAAAATCATTGTAAGAGGTGCACGCACACATAACCTCAAAGCCATCAACTTAGAACTCCCACGCGATAAACTTATTGTGATCACCGGCCTATCTGGCTCAGGGAAATCTTCATTGGCATTTGACACGTTATATGCGGAAGGACAGAGACGTTATGTCGAATCGCTCTCATCCTATGCCAGGCAGTTTCTTTCTGTCATGGAAAAACCTGATGTTGACCATATCGAGGGATTATCACCGGCTATTTCTATTGAGCAGAAAACCACCTCGCACAATCCACGCTCAACGGTTGGTACCGTAACTGAGTTGTATGACTATTTGCGACTATTATTTGCGCGCGCAGGCCAACCCAGGTGCCCTGATCACGACACGCCTTTAGAAGCACAGACAGTTAGCCAAATGGTAGATTCTGTGCTGGCAAAACCACAAGATACCAAAGCCATTTTACTTGCTCCGGTTATTCGAGATCGCAAAGGGGAACATCTACACGTTTTTGAAAACCTGCGCAGTAATGGTTTTGTGCGTGTTCGAGTAGATGGCAAATTATATGATTTACAAGAAGTACCCAAATTAGATCTGCGCAAAAAGCATACGATTGAAGTGGTTGTCGATCGAATTAAAGTTCGTGCAGACCTTCGATTACGCTTAGCCGATTCTTTTGAAACCGCACTTAAATTAAGTGATGGCTTAGCTAAAATTCTCTGGGTAGATAGCAATGAAGAAGAAATCTTCTCTGCCAAATATGCTTGCCCGATTTGTGGCTACAATTTAACCGAACTTGAACCACGGATTTTTTCTTTTAATAACCCTGCTGGCGCCTGTGAAACCTGTGACGGTCTTGGTAGTAAGCAATTTTTTGACCCCAAGCGCGTTGTGCAAATGCCTGAGGTCAGTTTAGCCAGTGGTGCGGTACGCGGCTGGGATAGGCGTAACCAATATTATTTTAGCTTGTTACGCTCTTTAGCCAAACATTATCAGTTTGATTTAGACACACCTTATAAAGATCTACCTAAAAATATTCAAAATGTCATCTTATACGGTAGCGGTGATGATGAAATTTCATTCTCCTATACCAACGAGCGAGGAGAAACGCGTCGCCGGCGTCATACCTTTGAAGGGGTGATTACCAATTTAGAACGTCGTTACCATGATACCGACTCAGAATATATTCGCGAAGAACTCGCGCGTTATATCGCAGAGCAAGCCTGCCCAGATTGCCAAGGTTCCCGTTTACGTAAAGAAGCACGTCATGTTTTTGTCGCCAATAAGTCTATTGCAACCATAACATCGATGGCCATTGGTGAATGTTTACATTTCTTTCAGAAAATCAATCTAACGGGTCGCCGTAAAGAAATTGCCGATAAAATCTTAAAAGAGATTTCTCAACGTCTGCAATTCTTAGTGGATGTCGGGCTTGATTATTTAACCTTAAATCGTACTGCAGAAACGCTCTCAGGTGGCGAAGCACAGCGCATTCGCCTGGCAAGCCAAATTGGGGCGGGACTTGTCGGCGTGATGTATATTCTCGATGAGCCGTCAATCGGATTACACCAGCGAGATAACGCGCGTTTACTTGGCACATTACAGCACCTTCGCGATATTGGTAATACCGTAATTGTTGTTGAACATGATGAAGATGCTATTTTAACAGCCGATCATGTGGTTGATATTGGCCCAGGCGCCGGGGTACATGGCGGTGAAATTGTTGCCGAAGGCACGCCCGCCCAAATTAAAAAAGCCAAACATTCCTTAACAGGCCAATATTTGTCTGGGAAAAAAGCCATTCCGGTTCCTGCGGTGCGTAAAAAAATCGATCCCGAACGTACGATTACCATTACTGGCGCAAAAGGAAATAATCTTAAGAACCTCACGGTTGAATTTCCTATTGGCTTAATGACTTGTGTCACCGGCGTTTCAGGTTCGGGCAAATCAACCTTAGTCAATGACACGCTCTATCCGGTTGCGGCTCATGTGCTAAATCATGCAGGGCTCTCCCATCATGCACCTTATGATAAAATTTCAGGGCTTGAACACTTAGATAAAGTCGTGGGCATCGATCAAAGCCCTATTGGTCGCACACCGCGTTCTAATGCAGCAACTTATACTGGTTTATTTACGCATATTCGGGATTTATTTGCCGGCACGCAAGAAGCTCGCTCTCGTGGTTATTCTGTGGGCCGTTTTAGTTTTAACGTCAAAGGCGGACGCTGCGAATCTTGCGAAGGGGATGGTTTAATTCGAGTAGAAATGCATTTTCTCGCTGATGTGTATGTGGTGTGTGATGTTTGTAAAGGCAAACGTTACAACGATGAAACATTGCAAATTTTATATAAAGGTAAAAACATTCATGAAGTGCTAGAAATGACCGTCGAAGATGGTCATGAATTTTTTAGCGCGATTCCTGCTATTAAACGAAAATTAAAAACCCTCATGGATGTTGGTTTGTCTTACTTAAAACTGGGACAAAGCGCAACCACCTTATCTGGTGGCGAAGCACAGCGTATAAAATTGTCGAAAGAGTTATCACGGCGCGATACCGGTAACACCTTATATATTCTCGATGAACCTACCACCGGATTGCATTTTCACGATGTGAAGCAACTGATGGATGTTTTGTTACACTTACAAAATAGCGGTAATACCATTGTGATCATTGAACATAATCTCGATGTCATTAAAATGGCCGATTGGCTGATTGATTTAGGTCCCGGTGGCGGCGATCGCGGTGGTAGCCTCGTTGCGGTGGGGACGCCTGAAAAAATTGCGGCAACCAAAAATTCCTTTACCGGTGAATTTTTGGCGCCCTTACTTAAAAAATCGAAAGAAAAACCAAAAACAAAAACGAAGTAA
- a CDS encoding MFS transporter has product MTLTELKSTLILSLVFALRMLGLFMVLPVLALYAQKIPGATPALIGLAAGIYGFSQALLQLPCGVLSDRWGRKPVIIGGLSIFALGSMVAAFSGSIGGLILGRAIQGAGAIGSPILALVTDVTREEVRTRAMALIGITIGLTFTLAILLGPIFDAYIGLQGIFTLTAILAVVGIGLLCLLKPHKPVSPVALSLREQLRLITQQGQLWALHISIFMLHAVLIASFLVLPSKIEAVTGFISDQVWRFYLPVLLASLLLVTPLLRIADKGDWQRRLLPVAVLGLGVTIFAFMNTTQVGLFTIAVVLFFVAFNFLEACLPSMVSKVAPKESKGSALGMYSCAQFLGMFCGGALGGRVLQQFGAQGVSITCLLLISIGWVAIQQFKSNNLGVKNG; this is encoded by the coding sequence ATGACCTTAACAGAGCTTAAGAGTACTCTTATTCTCTCATTAGTTTTTGCATTGCGCATGCTGGGCCTTTTTATGGTTTTGCCGGTGTTGGCGCTTTATGCACAAAAAATCCCTGGTGCGACTCCCGCCTTAATCGGTTTAGCGGCTGGGATTTATGGCTTTTCGCAGGCCTTACTCCAGTTACCCTGTGGCGTTCTTTCCGATCGTTGGGGGCGCAAACCCGTGATTATTGGCGGGCTCTCCATTTTTGCACTTGGAAGTATGGTAGCTGCCTTTTCAGGTTCTATTGGCGGATTAATTTTAGGCAGAGCCATACAAGGCGCCGGTGCCATTGGTTCTCCGATTTTGGCTTTAGTTACCGACGTGACTCGAGAAGAAGTACGTACGCGGGCAATGGCATTAATTGGTATTACGATTGGCTTAACGTTTACGTTAGCGATTTTATTAGGGCCCATCTTTGATGCCTACATTGGTTTACAAGGTATTTTTACCTTGACTGCTATCTTAGCGGTTGTGGGCATTGGTTTATTATGTTTGCTAAAACCACACAAGCCGGTTTCTCCGGTGGCTTTATCATTGCGTGAACAATTACGTTTAATTACGCAACAAGGTCAATTATGGGCTTTGCATATCAGTATTTTTATGTTACATGCGGTATTGATTGCGAGCTTTTTGGTATTACCCAGCAAAATTGAGGCAGTCACCGGTTTTATTTCAGACCAAGTGTGGCGTTTTTATTTACCGGTATTACTCGCTTCTTTATTGTTAGTAACACCCTTGTTACGCATCGCGGACAAAGGGGATTGGCAACGCAGGTTATTACCCGTGGCGGTGCTCGGGTTAGGAGTGACGATCTTTGCTTTTATGAACACAACCCAAGTGGGCCTTTTTACCATTGCAGTCGTGCTCTTTTTTGTGGCATTTAATTTTTTAGAAGCGTGTTTACCTTCGATGGTGTCAAAAGTAGCACCCAAAGAAAGTAAAGGATCGGCATTAGGAATGTATTCTTGCGCGCAATTTTTAGGGATGTTTTGTGGCGGGGCATTAGGAGGACGTGTACTACAACAATTTGGTGCGCAAGGCGTTAGCATCACTTGCTTGTTACTGATAAGCATTGGTTGGGTTGCGATTCAACAATTTAAATCTAATAATCTGGGGGTTAAAAATGGCTAG
- the ssb gene encoding single-stranded DNA-binding protein encodes MARGINKVILIGNLGADPEVRYMPSGGAVTNVTIATSESWKDKQTGEQQDRTEWHRVVFFNRLAEIAGEYLRKGSKVFVEGSLRTRKWQDQSGVERYTTEIVAAEMQMLDGKGGSDAPRTQSNQGSRSAAPMAQEAPAPTSHDFDDDIPF; translated from the coding sequence ATGGCTAGAGGTATTAATAAAGTAATTTTAATTGGTAACTTGGGAGCAGATCCTGAAGTGCGTTACATGCCAAGTGGCGGCGCTGTTACCAATGTCACCATTGCGACCAGTGAAAGCTGGAAAGACAAGCAAACGGGCGAGCAACAAGACAGAACAGAATGGCATCGTGTGGTGTTTTTCAACCGTTTAGCAGAAATTGCTGGCGAATATTTACGCAAAGGTAGCAAAGTGTTTGTGGAAGGCAGCTTGCGTACCCGTAAATGGCAAGATCAATCCGGTGTTGAACGTTATACCACTGAGATTGTTGCTGCAGAAATGCAAATGCTAGATGGCAAAGGTGGCTCTGATGCTCCTCGTACGCAATCTAACCAAGGTAGCAGAAGTGCAGCTCCCATGGCGCAAGAAGCACCCGCGCCAACGAGTCATGATTTTGATGATGATATTCCGTTCTGA
- a CDS encoding aldo/keto reductase has protein sequence MQKRKLGKLKLEVSALGLGCMGMSMGYGRADDQESIKTLHYAIEKGISFLDTSDLYGMGHNEILIGKALSGSRRDKVVLATKCGFVDMVKVDGSPQHIKKACDASLKRLGLEVIDLYYLHRADKNIPIEESVGAFADLVTAGKILHIGLSEVTPATLKRAATVHPITALQSEYSLWETKPESDILPLCDELDIGFVPYSPLSRGFLSGQYRKTENFEEGDFRRLLPKFQSTNLEHNLQIVDKLIRFSKDKGCTAAQLALAWLLAQGQNIVPIPGTRSIYRLNENIGALDVHLSAAELNEMRDFLKTHQAIGKQYPDEFNFEV, from the coding sequence ATGCAAAAACGTAAACTGGGAAAGTTAAAACTTGAAGTATCCGCGTTAGGGCTCGGGTGTATGGGCATGTCGATGGGCTATGGGCGCGCAGATGATCAAGAGTCCATTAAAACGCTTCATTATGCGATTGAGAAGGGCATTTCATTTCTAGACACTTCTGATTTATATGGTATGGGTCACAACGAAATCCTTATTGGAAAAGCATTATCAGGCTCTAGACGCGATAAAGTAGTGCTTGCGACTAAATGTGGATTTGTAGACATGGTAAAAGTAGATGGCTCGCCACAACATATCAAAAAAGCCTGTGACGCCAGTTTAAAGCGATTAGGGTTAGAGGTGATCGATCTATACTATTTGCATCGAGCCGATAAAAATATTCCTATTGAAGAATCGGTAGGTGCTTTTGCCGATTTAGTCACAGCAGGGAAGATCCTTCATATCGGCTTATCTGAAGTAACACCTGCCACCTTAAAACGAGCAGCAACGGTACATCCCATCACTGCGCTGCAGTCTGAATACTCATTATGGGAAACCAAGCCTGAAAGTGACATTTTGCCTCTATGTGACGAATTAGATATCGGGTTTGTTCCTTATAGTCCATTAAGTCGAGGTTTTTTATCGGGTCAATATCGAAAAACGGAAAATTTTGAAGAAGGAGATTTTCGTCGACTTTTACCCAAATTCCAAAGTACTAATTTAGAACATAACTTACAGATCGTCGATAAATTAATCCGCTTTTCTAAAGATAAAGGATGTACGGCTGCTCAGCTTGCTCTGGCCTGGCTATTGGCGCAAGGGCAAAACATTGTCCCCATTCCGGGAACTCGCTCTATCTACCGATTAAATGAAAACATAGGTGCCTTAGATGTGCATTTATCAGCAGCTGAGCTAAATGAAATGCGCGATTTTCTCAAAACGCATCAAGCGATTGGCAAGCAATATCCCGATGAATTTAATTTTGAGGTTTAA
- a CDS encoding LuxR C-terminal-related transcriptional regulator translates to MVNPSLFSNLAIALASSQDVDEIARPLKKYLGITSLVYAKNYHDGSEIRLTNQPAWIEHYYKNALYLNSGFEQHPSKLQSGYAIWSHLTHHQPILSEARCFNIDHGMSIIQKTADGCELYFFGTTSDKPFVANLLLNHLDFLHQFTFYFKEKASHLLRKADQHRIIIPKKFNKVYSQEQGLPANSAINVEKILHFNKLHVGNGVRLSARELDCAKLLLQGKSARLIAQALFLSPRTVETHIKHLKEKLDCHTKTELIGKIHELLLYK, encoded by the coding sequence ATGGTTAATCCTTCATTGTTTTCAAATTTAGCTATCGCGCTGGCATCTAGTCAAGACGTCGATGAAATTGCGCGCCCTTTAAAAAAATATTTGGGTATCACCAGTTTGGTCTATGCTAAAAATTATCATGATGGCTCAGAAATCCGTCTTACGAATCAACCTGCTTGGATTGAACATTATTATAAAAACGCGCTGTATTTAAATAGTGGTTTTGAACAACATCCGAGCAAACTCCAATCGGGTTATGCAATTTGGTCCCATCTCACTCATCATCAGCCTATATTAAGTGAGGCACGCTGTTTTAACATTGATCATGGAATGAGCATCATTCAAAAAACAGCGGATGGTTGTGAGCTTTATTTTTTTGGGACCACAAGCGACAAACCCTTCGTTGCTAATTTGTTACTCAATCATTTAGATTTTTTACATCAATTTACTTTTTATTTTAAAGAAAAAGCCAGCCATCTTTTAAGGAAGGCAGATCAACATCGTATTATTATCCCCAAAAAATTCAACAAAGTTTACTCACAAGAGCAGGGGCTTCCTGCAAATTCAGCTATTAACGTCGAAAAAATCCTTCATTTTAACAAATTGCATGTTGGTAACGGTGTTCGCTTATCTGCTCGTGAACTAGATTGCGCAAAATTACTGCTTCAAGGTAAATCAGCACGATTGATAGCCCAAGCTTTATTCCTTTCTCCAAGAACAGTCGAAACCCATATAAAACACCTTAAAGAAAAACTTGATTGCCATACCAAAACAGAACTTATTGGCAAAATACATGAACTTTTACTTTACAAATAA